In Actinacidiphila yeochonensis CN732, a genomic segment contains:
- a CDS encoding thiamine pyrophosphate-binding protein: protein MRGKMTNGAEILVEALVRSGVDTVFGFPGDTSIGFYDVLARRADEIRHVLARDERHAGFMADAYTRSTSRLGVCEAPSGAGAVYLASGLAEAFAASVPLLAITTDNNRRSHGTAPISEVDQEQLFTACTKWRRTAESAEEIPALLAEAVAAALGGRPGPVVLILPEDVLEEVPEVVPATAPVRAAAPGTRADAPSAALDEAAAALRAAERPVAVAGGGAHLSGAGPALLALAERLAMPVGTSIHGKGVVDEAHPLALGVVGGNGARDYANEHVAGGDLVLFVGTRANATDTLGFTTPRRDGPRILHVETDPSRAGRNYPGGIPLVGDARTVLESLLARVPAVPEAERAARLAP from the coding sequence GTGCGAGGCAAGATGACGAACGGCGCGGAGATCCTCGTCGAGGCCCTGGTGCGCAGCGGTGTCGACACCGTCTTCGGCTTCCCCGGAGACACCAGTATCGGCTTCTACGACGTCCTGGCCCGGCGGGCCGACGAGATCCGGCACGTGCTGGCCCGCGACGAACGGCACGCGGGCTTCATGGCGGACGCGTACACCCGCAGCACCAGCAGGCTGGGCGTCTGCGAGGCGCCCAGCGGAGCCGGAGCGGTCTACCTGGCGAGCGGTCTGGCCGAGGCGTTCGCCGCCAGCGTCCCGCTGCTGGCGATCACGACGGACAACAACCGGCGCAGCCACGGGACGGCCCCGATCAGCGAGGTCGACCAGGAGCAGCTCTTCACCGCGTGCACCAAGTGGCGGCGCACGGCGGAGTCCGCCGAGGAGATCCCGGCCCTGCTCGCGGAGGCGGTCGCGGCGGCGCTGGGCGGCCGGCCGGGCCCGGTCGTGCTGATCCTGCCCGAGGACGTGCTGGAGGAGGTGCCCGAGGTCGTCCCGGCGACGGCTCCGGTGCGCGCGGCCGCGCCCGGCACCCGCGCCGACGCGCCCTCGGCCGCGCTGGACGAGGCCGCCGCCGCGCTCCGCGCCGCCGAGCGGCCCGTGGCCGTGGCCGGCGGCGGCGCCCACCTGTCGGGGGCCGGGCCGGCGCTGCTGGCGCTCGCCGAGCGGCTGGCCATGCCGGTCGGCACGAGCATCCACGGCAAGGGCGTGGTCGACGAGGCGCACCCTCTCGCGCTGGGGGTCGTCGGCGGCAACGGGGCGCGGGACTACGCGAACGAGCACGTGGCCGGGGGCGACCTCGTCCTCTTCGTGGGCACCCGCGCGAACGCGACCGACACCCTCGGCTTCACCACGCCCAGGCGCGACGGTCCGCGGATTCTGCACGTCGAGACCGATCCCTCGCGGGCCGGGCGCAACTACCCCGGCGGTATTCCGCTGGTCGGGGACGCGCGCACCGTCCTGGAGAGCCTGCTGGCCCGGGTGCCGGCGGTCCCGGAGGCCGAGCGGGCCGCCCGGCTGGCCCCCTGA
- a CDS encoding class I SAM-dependent methyltransferase — translation MSKIVAKNHEDLVSFYSGNGADRSSIFEVWEDGGSRGDSVTPSTYSPEYRDWMADLLIGELEHNGGGLLSLGCGNAAVEAQVARKGFRVLAVDAMEEAVALARKKGLEAVCADIYQWQPDEPWNVIYIDGVLGHLYSAEDGLLPVLARVRSWLEPRPESDPDRHAASLVASNDAPNNGESVQKAPGVNGFHWLSAAYLREQAIEAGFDRAETREFSYNRPVSGPRTRAVMTGYLGR, via the coding sequence ATGTCAAAGATCGTGGCCAAGAATCACGAGGACCTGGTCAGTTTCTACAGCGGCAACGGTGCGGACCGGAGCAGTATTTTCGAGGTCTGGGAGGACGGTGGCAGCCGTGGGGACTCGGTCACCCCGTCGACCTACAGCCCCGAGTACCGGGACTGGATGGCCGACCTGCTGATCGGCGAGCTGGAGCACAACGGCGGCGGGCTGCTGAGCCTGGGCTGCGGAAACGCCGCGGTCGAGGCCCAGGTGGCGCGGAAGGGCTTCCGGGTCCTGGCTGTCGACGCCATGGAGGAGGCCGTCGCGCTGGCCCGCAAGAAGGGCCTGGAGGCCGTCTGCGCCGACATCTACCAGTGGCAGCCCGACGAGCCGTGGAACGTCATATACATCGACGGCGTCCTGGGCCACCTGTACAGCGCCGAAGACGGTCTGCTGCCCGTTCTCGCGCGCGTCCGCTCCTGGCTGGAGCCGCGCCCGGAGTCGGACCCGGACCGGCACGCGGCCTCCCTGGTGGCGTCGAACGACGCCCCGAACAACGGTGAGAGCGTCCAGAAAGCCCCCGGGGTGAACGGCTTCCACTGGCTGTCGGCCGCCTACCTGCGCGAGCAGGCGATCGAGGCGGGGTTCGACCGCGCCGAGACCCGGGAGTTCTCCTACAACCGGCCGGTCTCCGGGCCGCGTACCCGGGCCGTGATGACCGGGTACCTCGGACGTTGA